Within the Trueperaceae bacterium genome, the region GCGCGCTGAGCGCGGCCGTGGAGGACGAGCTGCGGGCCAACGGCCCCCTGACGGCCGCCGACCTGGCGCACCTGGAGGAGAACCCGAAGCGCAAGCGCGGCAGCTGGTGGGACTGGAGCAGCACCAAGGAGGCGCTCGAGTACCTGTTCCGTAGCGGCCGCGCGGCCGTGGCGGGCAGACCGAACTTCCAGCGCCTCTACGGCGCGCCGAGCCGGGTGTGGGGCGAGGACGCGGCCATCCCCGGCCTGCCCGCGGCGGAGGCGAGGCAGGCCCTGTTCGAACGGGCGCTCGGCGCCGCAGGGATCGGGACCGTGGCCGACCTCGCCGACCATTTCCGACTCGGCACCAAGGGAGCCGCGCGGCTGGCACGGTCGGCCGTGGAGCGCGGCGTGGCGCGCTGGGCCCAGGTGGAGGGGTGGCGCGAGCCCGCCCTCCTGCACGAGGGCGCGCGGGATCCCGGTAGGGCGACGGGCGCGGCCCTCCTCTCGCCCTTCGACCCCGCCTGCTGGTACCGGGACCGGCTCGAGCGCATGTTCGGCATGGAGTACCGCATCGAGATCTACACGCCCGCACCCA harbors:
- a CDS encoding YcaQ family DNA glycosylase, with amino-acid sequence MRAYVQRQGVLQLDSVNVLARAHYLPLFSRHGPYDRAAFDDYLWSSGETFEHWGHEASVMPRALLPALRHRMAEHERRWHRYFEERAAHDWRALSAAVEDELRANGPLTAADLAHLEENPKRKRGSWWDWSSTKEALEYLFRSGRAAVAGRPNFQRLYGAPSRVWGEDAAIPGLPAAEARQALFERALGAAGIGTVADLADHFRLGTKGAARLARSAVERGVARWAQVEGWREPALLHEGARDPGRATGAALLSPFDPACWYRDRLERMFGMEYRIEIYTPAPKRKYGYYTLPFLLGDQMVARVDLKADRKAGALLVKAAWGEERPAPGARRKPDAQVAAALAGELRLLAEWQGLERVVVEPVGTLAARLAREPLP